The Nocardioides ochotonae genome segment CAAGATCGCCGAGCTCAAGCTCGCCGGCGAGCTCGAGAGCCGCTACTCCAAGGACGAGATCCTCGAGGCCTACCTCAACGTGGTCTACCTCGGCAACGGCGCGTACGGCGTCGAGGCCGCCGCGCGCCGCTACTTCTCCACCTCGGCGGCGGACCTCAGCGTCAAGCAGGCCGCGACGCTGGTGGCGATGCTCAAGTCGCCCACGGCGTACGACCCGCTCACCCACCCCGGCCGCTCCCGCGAGCGTCGCGACGTGGTGATGGCGCGGATGGTGGCCGAGGGCGCCCTGACCCGCGAGCGCTTCGAGCGGCTGCGCCGCCACCCCACGCCCATCAAGGAGTCGCGCCCGCGCTCGGGGTGCGCGGCCTCGGAGTTCCCCTTCTACTGCGCGATGCTCATCGAGCACGTGCTGCGCTCCCCGGAGTTCGGCGCCTCGCGCGAGGAGCGGCAGAACCGGCTCAACGCCGGGGGTCTGGTGATCCGCACGGCCCTCGACGTCGATGCCATGCGCGCCGCCGAGGGCGCCGTCGATGCCGGGTTCGGGCGCACCAACCGGGTCGGGAGCGGCGTCGCGGTCATGGAGCCGGGCACCGGCCAGGTGGTGGCCATCGCGCAGAACCGCACCTTCGGCACGCCCGAGGACGACGGGGACCTCTCCCGCACCCAGGTGGTCTACGCGACCAGCGAGTTCCAGACCGGCTCGACGTTCAAGCCGATCACCCTGGCAGCGGCCCTGGAGAGCGGGATGAGCGTGCGCACGACGTACGACACCCCCAACGGTCTCCAGGTCGAGGGCCTCGACGCGCCCGAGGACGGCTACAAGAACGACGACCGGCAGGGGCACGGGGTGCTCGACTCGTACGGCGCCATGCGCGGCTCGGTCAACACCTACTTCGTGCAGCTCCTGGCCGACGTCGGCGTGCGGGAGACCGCCGACGTCGCCCGGCGCCTCGGGCTGACCTCGATCCCCGACGACCTCAGCGGCCGCGAGGGCTCGCTGACCCTCGGTGCGTTCGAGAGCTCGCCGCTCCAGCTCGCCACGGCGTACGCGACCCTGGCCGCCCGCGGCGTGCGCTGCGACCCGGTGCTCATCCTCTCCGCGCGCGACGTGGCGTCCGAGGAGGAGATCGCGGTGCCCGACGGGGACTGCCACCAGGCGATCAGCCCGGCGGTGGCGGTGCAGGTCTCCGACGTGCTGCGGGCGCCCTTCGACGCCGGCGGCACGGCCTCGTCGGTGGGTCTCGGCGGCGGCCGCCCGGCCGCGGGCAAGACCGGCACCACCGACGACGCCGCGGCCGTCTGGTTCGCCGGCTACACACCGCAGTACGCCGCGGCGGTGTGGGTCGGCGACCCGCGCGGCGGGCAGGCGAACCCGCTCACCGGTGTCTACGCGCACGGCTACTACCACTCGGTGCTCTACGGCGGCACCGGCGCCGGACCGGTCTGGCGGCGCACGATGGAGGCGGTCCACGAGGGCCTGTCCGTCGAGGAGTTCCCGCCGATCCAGGGCGCCGGTGCGGTGCTGGTCAACACCGCGGTGCCCTCGGTGGTCGGGATGGGCGTGGACGAGGCGGTGACGCTGCTCGCGGCCTCCGGCTTCGAGGTCCGGGTGCGCTCGCGGCCGAGCGAGACCGCGGGCGGCGCGACCGACCACGTGGCCGAGCAGGAGCCCGCGGCCGCCACGGCGGTGGGCCGCGGCGCCGAGGTGCGGCTCACGCTGACCGCGGGCTCGGAGACCGCGTTGGACCTGCGCGGGCTGGTCGAGGTCGCCGGGGGCGGTGAGCGATGAGGTTCGACCGCGACGACCCCTTCCACGTGCTGCCGGCCGCTGCGGCGCTGGCGGCGTTGCTCTGCACCCTCGGCCTGGTCCTGCTGGGGCTGCCGGTGCTCGGCCTCAGCGGTGAGGAGGACGAGGCCGAGGAGGCACCCGAGGAGGTGGCGGTCGTCTACGGCCGGGTGGTCGAGGAGAGCCCGCTGCCCGCGTGGCGCGCGCTCAGCCGCACCTTCGCCGCGCTGCCCGCGGACTGGGAGCGGCAGGGACGGCTGCTGACCGCGGCGAGCGTGCCGCACCCGCTGTCGTGCGTCGAGGTGCCGCCGGCGGTGGCGATGTCGCAGACGCTTCTGGTCGAGGCCAGCAACGTCCAGGCGACGATCGCCGCCTGGCCCGCGGGCGTCGGGGCCGCCGCGCTGGCCGACATGGTCGAGGACGGTGCCGGGTGCGCGCCCTCGGCGCTCGCGGTGCAGGTCGTGGGCGACCTGCCACTCGGCATCGAGGGGCACGCGTTCGCGGTCTCCGGCACCGACACCGCCTACGAGGTGCTCGCGTGGCGCCGGGGCGACGTGGTCGGCTTCGTCGCCGGCACCGACCGGGCGGCGCTGGACACCGCTGCGGCCCGGATGGACGAGGTGCTGGCCGGCGAGGTGGCCGAGCGCTGCGCCGCGCAGGACTCGGTGCCCGAGGACGCGCTGCGCAACCAGGTCCACGCGGGCGCAGACTTCACCGGACAGACCCGTGGCGAGCCGGTGCGCACCGCGCAGGCCGACTGGCCCGAGCTCCCCGCCGACCTGCGGGACAGCGGCGTGCGCGCCATCCAGGTGCCCGGCCCGGCGGCGTCCGTGAGCCCGGCCGTGCCGCCCGCCACGCCGGCGTACCCCGTCTGGCCGCCGCTGCCGGAGCCGGCGGCGGTGCCCGACCCGCCCACCGACGTGACCCCGCACCGCACCGAGACGCTCGCGCCGCAACGGATCCCCGACCCCGTCGGACCCGGCTGCGGCTGGGACTTCGCGGCGACCATGGCACCGGCGTACGACGAGGCGGACGTGCGTGCGGCGAACGCCGACGCGCTGCGGCGCGCCCGCGCCGCGCTGGTCGAGGACGGCACGCGCTGGCAGCGCGACGTCGTCGACTACTGGGTCGACTACGCGGCCTACCTCGACGCGGTCGAGGACTACCGCGTCTATGCCGACGAGGTCGCCCGCGTCGCGCGCGCCTGGGACGTGATCGCGGGGGAGTGGGCCGACTACGAGCTGGCGCGGCAGGAGTGGGAGCGCGCCGAGCAGGCCCGCACGGACCTGATCGAGGCCCAGACCCGGGCCCGCGAGCGCTACGCCGACGAGACCGCCCGCTGCGAGGAGTGGTACGCCGAGGACCCGCTCAGCCCCCAGTACGTCCTGTACTGCCCGCCGACCCTGCCGTCGGTGCTCGAGGAGGAGGTCCCGCCCTCGCAGCCCGAGCCGGAGCCGCCGGCCGACCCTCGTCCCGCCGGCCAGCGCTGACCCGGCGACGGCCGCTCAGACCGGCCCGGGCGTGTCCTCCTCGAACACCATCGGCTCGGGCACCCCGGCGGTGATGCGGGTGCCGTCGGCGCGGATGCCGCCGGTCTGCGGGCGGTTGCCGAGCAGCCCGGGCACCCGCGGGCCCTGGTGGTCCAGGGGCACGCGCACGGGCTCGGCGGAGGTGATCGTGTAGTACTCCCCGCGCACGTTGACCGAGACCTCCGGGTCGTCGCCACGCGCGAGCAGCGTGAAGGTGATCGCGTCCTGGGTGAGCTCGACGAGCAGCCGGCTGCCGTGCCAGCGGATCCGGAACCGCATCCCCGGCCAGTCGCGGGGCAGGCGCGGGTCGAAGCGCAGGCGGCGGCGGCGGTCGCCCATCCCGGCGAAGCCGAAGACCAGGGCGCTCCACACGCCGCCGGCGGAGGCGATGTGCATGCCGTCGACGGTGTTGTGGTGCAGGTCGCCGAGGTCGACGTACAGCGCCTGGCGGAAGTAGTCCATCGCGACGTCCTCGTAGCCGACCTCGGCCGCGATGATCGCCTGCACCACGGCCGACAGGGTGGAGTCGCCGGTGGTGATCGGGTCGTAGTACTCGAAGTTGGCGCGCTTCTCCTCCGGGGTGAACTTGTCGCCCTGGAGGAACATCGCCAGCACCACGTCGGCCTGCTTCAGCACCTGGAAGCGGTAGATCACCAGCGGGTGGTAGTTCAGCATCAGCGGCCGCAGCTCGTCGGGGGTGCGGGAGAGGTCCCAGACCTCACGGTCGAGGAAGAAGTCGTCCTGCGGGTGGATGCCGAGGCCCTCGTCGAAGGGGATGGTCATGCCCTCGGCGCAGCGGCGCCATTCGGCGACCTCGTCCTCCTTGACGCCGAGGCGGTGCACGAGGCGCTCGAAGTCCTCGGGGCGCTGCTCCTTCAGCCTGTCGACCACCTGGGCGGCGGCGTCGAGGTTGAAGCGCGCCATGACGTTGGTGAACAGGTTGTTGTTGACCACCGTCGTGTACTCGTCGGGGCCGGTCACGCCGTGGATGTGGAAGGTCGGGGCGCCGCCGTTGGTGCGCCAGAACCCCAGCTCGGTCCACATCCGCGCGGTCTCCACCAGCAGGTCCATGCCGTCGCGGATGAGGAACCCGATGTCGTCGGTGGCGGTGACGTACTGCAGCAGCGCGTAGGCGATGTCGGCGTTGATGTGCATCTGCGCGCTGCCGGCCGCGTAGTACGCCGAGGCCTCCTCGCCGTTGATCGTGCGCCACGGGAAGAGGGCACCGCTCTGCGCCATCTCCCGGGCCCGCGCGCGGGCGGCCGGGAGCATCCGGGTGCGGAAGTGCATGAGGTTCCGGGCCAGGTGCGGCTGGGTGTAGGTGAGGAACGGCGCGACGTAGATCTCGGAGTCCCAGAAGTAGTGGCCCTCGTAGCCCGAGCCGGTCACGCCCTTCGCGGGGACGCCCTGGCGGTCGGCGCGTGCCGAGGCCTGGGCGAGGGTGAGCAGGTTGAACCGGATCGCCTGCTGGGTCGCGTCGTCGGTGGCCACCTCGACGTCGGCGGCGTCCCAGAACTCGTCGTACCAGCG includes the following:
- a CDS encoding transglycosylase domain-containing protein, with the translated sequence MNRPRTGARTPTGRGRRPHEEPVAGLDDLMVEVERHPGRPAAGALARSAGLVVGVLSLVTCLALLPFTLVLGGAAQSAIRAWDGIGTELPPIQAKQRTVLLDREGRQWGQLFTENRVATRLSDISPHVVAALLATEDSRFYEHGAVDLRGVARALVNNVVGSDLQGASTLSQQLVENLRILNAATDDERRLAKAATLSGKIAELKLAGELESRYSKDEILEAYLNVVYLGNGAYGVEAAARRYFSTSAADLSVKQAATLVAMLKSPTAYDPLTHPGRSRERRDVVMARMVAEGALTRERFERLRRHPTPIKESRPRSGCAASEFPFYCAMLIEHVLRSPEFGASREERQNRLNAGGLVIRTALDVDAMRAAEGAVDAGFGRTNRVGSGVAVMEPGTGQVVAIAQNRTFGTPEDDGDLSRTQVVYATSEFQTGSTFKPITLAAALESGMSVRTTYDTPNGLQVEGLDAPEDGYKNDDRQGHGVLDSYGAMRGSVNTYFVQLLADVGVRETADVARRLGLTSIPDDLSGREGSLTLGAFESSPLQLATAYATLAARGVRCDPVLILSARDVASEEEIAVPDGDCHQAISPAVAVQVSDVLRAPFDAGGTASSVGLGGGRPAAGKTGTTDDAAAVWFAGYTPQYAAAVWVGDPRGGQANPLTGVYAHGYYHSVLYGGTGAGPVWRRTMEAVHEGLSVEEFPPIQGAGAVLVNTAVPSVVGMGVDEAVTLLAASGFEVRVRSRPSETAGGATDHVAEQEPAAATAVGRGAEVRLTLTAGSETALDLRGLVEVAGGGER
- a CDS encoding glycoside hydrolase family 65 protein is translated as MNPRQQAHQPMDRGRFPADPWRLVETQHRAEDLGTTETLFSVGNGYLGMRGNPEEGRDAYAHGTFINGFHETWPIRHAEAAFGFARTGQTIVNAPDAKLMKLYVDDEPLILGTADLEHYERSLDFRDGVLRRSLIWRTPSGKRVQVESTRMVSMTQRHLAVLTFEVTMLDGDAPLVISSQLQNRQDGTDEYHVPSASMGEATDPRKAGGFDQRVLLPRAAHADERRMLLGYQCARSGMTIAVAADHRVETPDEHELIVRADDDLAKMVIRVEAREGSTLRLEKLVTYHTSRGVPVRELSERCERTLDRATGHPVAEHLAEQQRWYDEFWDAADVEVATDDATQQAIRFNLLTLAQASARADRQGVPAKGVTGSGYEGHYFWDSEIYVAPFLTYTQPHLARNLMHFRTRMLPAARARAREMAQSGALFPWRTINGEEASAYYAAGSAQMHINADIAYALLQYVTATDDIGFLIRDGMDLLVETARMWTELGFWRTNGGAPTFHIHGVTGPDEYTTVVNNNLFTNVMARFNLDAAAQVVDRLKEQRPEDFERLVHRLGVKEDEVAEWRRCAEGMTIPFDEGLGIHPQDDFFLDREVWDLSRTPDELRPLMLNYHPLVIYRFQVLKQADVVLAMFLQGDKFTPEEKRANFEYYDPITTGDSTLSAVVQAIIAAEVGYEDVAMDYFRQALYVDLGDLHHNTVDGMHIASAGGVWSALVFGFAGMGDRRRRLRFDPRLPRDWPGMRFRIRWHGSRLLVELTQDAITFTLLARGDDPEVSVNVRGEYYTITSAEPVRVPLDHQGPRVPGLLGNRPQTGGIRADGTRITAGVPEPMVFEEDTPGPV